The proteins below are encoded in one region of Leishmania major strain Friedlin complete genome, chromosome 7:
- the PIN1 gene encoding putative PPIase produces the protein MPTSSWRAEHLLIKHSGSRNPVSRRTGQPTTISYEEAVTELQKWCQSINDGKVTFEEAARQRSDCSSYARGGDLGVFGPGEMMKPFEDATKSLEVGQVSGIVVTDSGVHIIKRIA, from the coding sequence ATGCCCACCTCATCTTGGCGGGCGGAGCATCTGCTCATCaagcacagcggcagccgcaacCCTGTGTCGCGCCGCACCGGGCAGCCTACCACCATATCGTACGAGGAAGCCGTCACGGAGCTGCAGAAGTGGTGCCAATCCATCAACGATGGCAAGGTGACCTTCGAGGAGGCCGCGCGACAgcgcagcgactgcagcagctacgcccgcggcggcgacttGGGCGTCTTCGGCCCTGGGGAGATGATGAAGCCATTCGAGGATGCCACAAAGTCTCTTGAGGTGGGGCAGGTGAGCGGCATCGTCGTGAccgacagcggcgtgcaCATCATCAAGCGCATAGCCTGA